ACATGCCGGCAGGAGAAATGCAAGGGCGCGGGAAAATTATCACACGAATGGTTTGCGCTGCCCAGCGGCGTTGCCTAAAGATGCAATGGCCGTAAACGGCTCAGGGCAGCGCGGGAGCCAGCAACTGCCCGAGAATCGCGCCGCCGAGAATGATCCACGCCGCATTGACATTCCTGGCCACCAGCACCACCAGCGCCAAGCCGAAAATCAGCCAGGCGGCCAAGCTGGTCAGGCTGCCGAGGCCGAGCGCAACACACACGGCCAGCATCAAACCCAGCGCCGCGGCATTGACGCCGTTCAGAAAACTGCGCGCGATCCGCGAGGCGCGCAGTTTTGGAATGAGCGGACTGCTTAGCATCACAAAAACGAAGGAAGGAAGAAACACGCCGATCGTCGCCACCGCCGCGCCCGGGAATCCCAGCAACAGGTAGCCGATGAAGGTTGCGGTCGAGAGCAACGGGCCGGGTGTGAACTGGCCGATGGCGATGGCATCGAGCAATTGCTGTGGAGTGAGCCAGTGCAGACTTTCCACCAAACCGCCCTGCAAGAAAGCCACCAGCACGTAGCCGCTGCCATAGAGAATCGCGCCGACCTTGAGGAAGAACAATCCCAATCCGGTCAAGCTCGCGGCCGCAGGGCTCACCTCTGCTCCCACTCCCCGAAAAACCGCGGCCAATGCGGGCAGCACTGCGATATGGAAGCGGGAGGTCAAGCGTTGCCACAGGAAGCGAGGTTGCTCGCCGATCACGTTCAACAGCCCGGCGCCGAACAGCAAGGCGATTTCATCGCAACGCAACAGACTGAGCACCGTCACCGCCAACCCCATGGCCACAAGCTGCCATTTCCCGAGCAGCGGACGGCTCAGCCGGAAAACCGCAGCCAGGATAACCGCGATGATGGCAGCACGGATTCCAAACATGAAAGCTGCAAGCTGCGGCACGGTGCCAAACCGAACATAAAGCCAGGCAAACCCCAGCGTGATCGTCACTGCCGGCAGAATAAAGCTCAGGCCCGCGACCGCCAGACCGCGCCAGCCGGCTTGCACGTAGCCGAGATGAATTGCCATCTCGGTGGAGTTGGGCCCGGGAATGAGATTGGTGACGCCGAGCAAATCGAGGAATTGTTCATGGCTCAGCCAATTGCGGCGCTTGACGGTTTCTTCTTCCATCAGGGCAATGTGCGCCGCGGGTCCGCCAAAACCAATGGCGCCCAACTTGAAGAAGACTCGCGCCAGTTCCGCCAGGCTGGCTTTGTGATCTGCCGGTGCAGTCGCCGGCTGCTTGCTGAGGTTGGAGGGCATGATTGTGGCAAGTGCTGTCTTGGGTTTCTGAAGCACGGCGTCAAATCGGCGAGACTGCCGACTGAGGTGCAGTCCACTCAAAAGGAATACCCCGCCCGTGTCATCCAGAAAGGAACTTGTGCAGATTTGGATACGACTCCAGGCCATTCACAGTTTTCCGCATCTCTGCAGTTGGATGGAGGTGCCGATCTGGTTGAAGCACGGCACGGGCTGACGCGGCTGTCGGTGGCGAAGATGTTCTCCCGCCTCACGCGCCCTCCATTTTTTTGGAAAAGATCGCCCGCACCTCCGGCAGGTTGCGCTTGTTGACCAGCGCCAAAACCACGTCACCTTCGTTGATCACCGTGCCGCCGCTGGGCACGATGAATTCTTCATTTTGACTGATGAGCACAATCAGACTGTCGCGCGGCATGCCGATTTCCACCAATGATTTCCCGGCAATGGCGGAGCGCGCAGGCACCACGAACTCAACCAGGTCGGTATCCATACCTACCGCCGGCGCAAACTCGATGGGATACTCGCGCCGGCGCGCCATCGGCGCATCGACCTTGAGCAAGCGGGCGACCGCCGGGATTGACCATCCCTGCAACAGCGCGGAAGTGAAGACGATGAAGAAAACGAGATTGAACAGCAACTCGGCGTTGGGCAGGTTGGCCAGCAGCGGAAAGGTGGCCAGAATAATCGGCACCGCGCCGCGCAATCCCACCCAGGAAATGAAGGACTTTTCCCGCCAGTTGAATTTGGTGAAGGCGAGCGTGAGAAACACGCTCAGCGGCCGCGCCACCACAATGAGCACGGCGGAAACCAGCAACCCGGCGCCGATCACCGGCACGATGCGCGAGGGAAACACCAGCAGCCCGAGCGTGAGAAACATGCCGATCTGGCTCAGCCAGGCCAGGCCATCGAAGAAACGCAGCAAGCTTTTCTTGTGGACGAATTCGCTGTTGCCGGCCACAATGCCGGCAAGATAGACGGAGAGAAAACCGCTACCGCCCAACAGCGCTGTGAGGCCATAAACGAGCGCAGCATAAGCCAGCACCAAGACCGGATAGAAGCCCTGCTGGGCAAAATTCACCCGGTTGAGCAGCACGGTCAACAGTTTCCCCAGGCCAATGCCGCAGAGCGCGCCCACACTCATCTGCAGCAGGAACAATTGCGCCACTTTTGAGAACGAGGCCTCGGGCATGGTCAGGATTTGTATCAGGCCGACGGTGAGAAAGACGGCCATGGGATCATTGCTGCCTGACTCCAGCTCGAGCAACGGCTTCAGGCTGCCGCGCAAATTGACGCTGCGCGCGCGCAAGACGGCGAACACGGCCGCGGCATCCGTCGAGGAGATGACGGCACCCAGC
The genomic region above belongs to bacterium and contains:
- the chrA gene encoding chromate efflux transporter; its protein translation is MPSNLSKQPATAPADHKASLAELARVFFKLGAIGFGGPAAHIALMEEETVKRRNWLSHEQFLDLLGVTNLIPGPNSTEMAIHLGYVQAGWRGLAVAGLSFILPAVTITLGFAWLYVRFGTVPQLAAFMFGIRAAIIAVILAAVFRLSRPLLGKWQLVAMGLAVTVLSLLRCDEIALLFGAGLLNVIGEQPRFLWQRLTSRFHIAVLPALAAVFRGVGAEVSPAAASLTGLGLFFLKVGAILYGSGYVLVAFLQGGLVESLHWLTPQQLLDAIAIGQFTPGPLLSTATFIGYLLLGFPGAAVATIGVFLPSFVFVMLSSPLIPKLRASRIARSFLNGVNAAALGLMLAVCVALGLGSLTSLAAWLIFGLALVVLVARNVNAAWIILGGAILGQLLAPALP
- a CDS encoding potassium/proton antiporter, with the protein product MTLEHLLLIGSVLILFSLGMAKFSDNLGVPVLLLFLAIGMLAGSEGPGGIYFDDAGTAQSVGIIALVFILFAGGLDTDWKAVRPVLWPAAGLATAGVFLTALIVGVVAHLFYPFSLLEGLLLGAVISSTDAAAVFAVLRARSVNLRGSLKPLLELESGSNDPMAVFLTVGLIQILTMPEASFSKVAQLFLLQMSVGALCGIGLGKLLTVLLNRVNFAQQGFYPVLVLAYAALVYGLTALLGGSGFLSVYLAGIVAGNSEFVHKKSLLRFFDGLAWLSQIGMFLTLGLLVFPSRIVPVIGAGLLVSAVLIVVARPLSVFLTLAFTKFNWREKSFISWVGLRGAVPIILATFPLLANLPNAELLFNLVFFIVFTSALLQGWSIPAVARLLKVDAPMARRREYPIEFAPAVGMDTDLVEFVVPARSAIAGKSLVEIGMPRDSLIVLISQNEEFIVPSGGTVINEGDVVLALVNKRNLPEVRAIFSKKMEGA